The Leptodactylus fuscus isolate aLepFus1 chromosome 1, aLepFus1.hap2, whole genome shotgun sequence nucleotide sequence aatatatgtataaaatatgtTACAATCGCAATTTTTTTCTACTGAAAAAATCCATGTGTCAGGGCAATCATCAAAAGGCCACCGAATCAGGTAAGTGAATCTAAATTCCTCTTTAATAACACTGTAACAAGACAACATCGCAAGTAGAAATGTGAACAgactctaagggggcgttcacactaccgtctgtgtccgacaagtacggtagtgtctgctcaaaatctcgcacggacattaggagcggacactagctgtgaccgtgacacttgtcattcacttaaatggcgatcgggtgcgttcttttgcactccgtgcctgtccttcactgtccacatgtaaagatgtctgacttttcaagtggacagaaaaacctgacatgttgggtttttctgtctgcttgaaaagtcggccatctttacatgcggactgtgaaggaagggcacggagtgcaaaagaacgcacccgatcgccatttaagtgaatgacaagtatcacggacacagctagtgtccgctcctaatgtctgtgcgagattttgagcggacactacctgtcggacacagacggtagtgtgaacgccccctaagatgctTTGGTGTAATACTAATATCTAGCCAGTAGTTGTCAATATTATTTTGACTGTGTTTGCCTCTAAATATCTGCACTACTACTGAAGCATATGGGATAAGAAGTCCTCTAAATGGCAGAGGTATAGTTGGGGGAGGTTTCCAGATTCTGGCTGCCTGACCACTTACTGCGGTCATGTTTATGTGATGTATTTGTCCTGACACAGGcagatatataataaaaaaaggggggggggggcctactGCAGGTCACCACAACCAAGTGAGGACACTATatcagctttctagcgatatataatatcacacattgatgaggacatgaaaggtcccctttaagaaaggacaatttttgtttttggattGTAGCATGTAACTGCAAATCCACCTACAATAAGCGTCCATTACCTATACTAGTGATGAAAGCCAGAGAGCCTCATCACTAAGTGCACATAGATCTGTGGGTAGCAGCAGAATTTCTTTGAGAAAGAAAACACTGGAACAAGAACAAATTACAACAGAAACATTTATTATGATGTGATCACAGGATGTTACTTTgccttctggctctgagcttgaGCCTTCAATACTTTCACAACGATCTTCTGCTCCTCAATGAGGAATGCCCGCTTAATTCTGCAGAggagaaaaaacaacaacttttttttttaatatcaatcGCACAACTTTAGCAGAATGTTACTTCATCTTAATGATACAAATTAGAAGAGCTAGTGCAATAGAATAAAATGGgtgatacaggttttttttttttttttttttttttggggggggggtgttaccaCTAAGGAGGCTTAAAATGAtagtgcatactcacctgtctgttTGGCTGAGGATCCAGAGGAGAGTCTCTGTCCCTGACACACTTGTAATAAAGGCAAAAGGTCAAGAAGACCGGGAACCTGAACCGACACTCTCCACTGGATACCCGGCTGAACAGACAGAAGACGATGCACCATTTACTAGTTTAAGTCTTCCAAGGAAAATAAATAGAAGAACTGGACCAACACTTCACAGCATGTCACCAACATCTCTCAGCATTTGAGGAGTGCAGTACTAGTGAGGCTGGACTCCAGTTATAGAAACAGTGATCTGAATAATGCTACATAAATCCTTTAGTAATTACAGCTTCATATAGTTTAATAACCAAGGGAGTCATTCCAAAAGAGGTGACACCAGGTCACTGCTCCTATTTTAGATCCAAAATGTTATTCATCTGGTTCCAGAGGATAGCTCTAGACAAAATACAGTAAAGAACCTTCAAGCACCATTTCCACTCCATTTATACATTCATCACTGCCACCACCTCACAGATATATGAACTAGAAATGTAGTATTCAGAGAGAAAACTGATAAAAACTCTAGAATATATAAACAGTTACTTCTCATGTACACAAATAGTTTATCCTGAATAGTTCACTGAAACAATAGGGATGATTTAAGCATTTTAATAAGATTCAATTAATTGTTTTATTCATAAGGAAGTTACATCTGTTctggtgtaaaaaaacaaaagtgcTATAGAAATTCTGTGAAAATACTGAGGGGCTTGAATCTTGAATGCAGCTATAGTTGCATCAGGTAAACTATGTAGCACCACCTGAACAGTTAATATTGACAGCATGTACAGCCTTATCAATAGTCACCCATGTGGGCCAGATATGTATTAAAATTCATCAGTCGGGTTCTGCTGATTAGCACAACAAGGCATAAATGGTAATGAGACTATTCAGGAATGGACTGTCTCCATTGACGTCTAAAGAAATTATGTAATCTCCAAATACCTTTTCAAGTTCTATgcgtaaaaaaataaaagctaagcAAATAAACATATATAGTTGCTGTAGAGCAgtgggtgcccaatacgtcgatcgcaatctaacaatcgatcgcaaaggaagtataggtcgatcgcgtgacattttttatttttactttttttttttaaattgaaccagcgcaggagagctgccgctctccttgcactggttcagacgtctacattTTAGCGTAGGCGgcatcatcacgccgcctacgccgatacgcagacgtctgccaggagaaaaggatgcgGCGGCGCCAGCGGGAGTAGCAGCAGaatcgaggtcggtaagtatgagaactttatgtttgttttataataggccgctacctgctggagtattcccagcagatagcggcctatttaccaacctccccggacctgttcactgccgcccccacttccccggcgggcggtagtgaataggcccgggccaggctgcgatcccacttACCGCTATTGTAATTttcgggggtctcttcagacccccgagtataataatcggagccccaggggaggtgagggaacataataaacaatgttactcacctctccgggatccgatgtcaatctgacaatgctgcggcccaggccccgcccacaagaagtgggtagtagatcttttgacttggtcattttataagtagctcacatgctgaaagtGTGGGCACTCCTGCTGTAGAGTGATCTTATGATATATGAGTTAACAGTATTGAAAGTGCCATTTCCATTTGGTATGGCATATCACATTCAACAATCACTTGTACTGGTTGCTAAAGCAATTTTACTAGTAAAAATATCTTGGGAATTGGAAGTTATATTAACCATTAAACAGTTTGGGAAGCATGCACAGGCAATGTATAATGGTCCGAGGCGccactacattttttttaaagatgagtAAAAATACAGATTTTGGAGGAGTATTTTTACTCAGGGAGGTGTACATCGTTTGCAGTAATGGAAATAAATGATATAAAAGGAGTTTGCTATTCAAGCAGGAAACCATTACTAGAACAGTCTTCCATGTATAAATAGCACATTTAGGGTTCAATTTTCACACTGTTCAGTGTGTGGTAAAGATGACCTGTTCCTTTTATTCTTTGGGGAGGCATGAACAGATAGATACCAAAGTTATATAGATTATGCTTTAATACGGttacaaaaattgcaactttttgcagCACAAGGTGTAGTATTtgtaccattttagggaatggcTAATGTTTTGACCATTTCTAATTCAATTGTTTTTGGGAAGAAAAACAGGGATTCGGCTATTTAGATCATTTTTACTGTACAGTGTTTGCCATATgggatatatatttttatggtttAGCCATTTTTGTATGAAGGGACACCTaatttctttgtttgtttttttcctgtgaTCTGGGGAACGGAGGGAGAtttggatttttattattttgtcataggcaagcctcaatagttattattccaatgacaggcctgggagactTCAGAAGATTCCTGACTGCCATACACACCAGACTGCTGCCACAATCTCACTGCGTGGGGATGTATCAGCAACACACAGTGAGTGAGGGAAGCAAGGGCTTGGTCTGTCGAGGTTCAGAAAGGGGCTCGGGGGGGAACCACAGATTTAATAAAGGTCCATGATCAGAGAGGACTCTGTGTCAAACAGCGTAAACCTGAATGTTACAGCCTCTGCTCCTGTGCAGGTGCCATAAAGTGTCAACAAATCTAATAGTATGGTCAATGTCAGCAAGGTGACTTATTGATTACAGCATCCGTTAACCAGTTCTCTGCCACTGATGAAGAACAGCTTAACAGATGCTGTAATAGACTAAAGTGTACTCCCCACTTAGATGCTGTGGTCCCTGCTGGGGACAGAGCTGTTGTACATTAGAGCTTAGGTACTCAAATGCTGGGGAAAAAAGTCTCATGTGTGCTAATAAGCATGGAAAAATACATTTACATGTGTTACTGCGACTCCTGCTTGCAGCATTGGCCTAACAATTCCTATATAAAAGTACAGCTAATTTCCCTTCCAACTTCTTTTGGTAAATAATGTTATTGACGTAGGAACTATGAGGTGACAGGCAAATTCAGATGTACACATGAACTTAATAAGCCCAGAGAATGCTTACTGAACACCTTGCAAATGCACAATTTCCTTTTTTGTATTATTTGTGTGAACACACTCTAAACATAATAAGCAGGACATACAATACTACAGAGTAGACAGTAATGTCAAACCACCTTACCTGTCACGAACACATTTGGCGCACATAGAACCACCATATGCTCTGCTGACGTGCTTTTTTGTCTTTGACAGCCTCATGAGCACTTTGGGTCTAACGGCTCGGAtctgggtgtaaaaaaaaaaaaaaaagttatcactTTATACAAACTTGCTCAGTGGTCAGTATAAGAAACAGAggtttgtccaggatttggagcaaagTCAAAAGTGCCCGGCTGAGTGTTGAgtatctcagtggtcatgtgggtctCATGGCACAGGAGGGAAATGGGATTGGAACTCTAAAAAGGAATAACGAGGAtaggcaagttttttttttttacattcactcCAGTCACCCCAGTGTTTGCCTCAAATCCTTGACAACCGCTTGGAAGTCCTGTAAAAGTCAATATAGGTCTATGATCTTGTTACAATCTCATATTACTACACATTATGAACCTTAGATTAATGCACACGTAGCACATAACTACTGCCAGGGTCACACATATTCTTGCCACAACACAAGCACGTCAACCAACGAAAGAGACAGGTCATCTGTATTTCACAACAAACTTGGTCATACACGTGTTTGTGGAGGCAACTGATCATGATTTTATGACAGAATTTCACATTAAGTAGTTTTCCCATGCTATGCC carries:
- the RPL34 gene encoding large ribosomal subunit protein eL34; this translates as MVQRLTYRRRLSYNTASNKTRLSRTPGNRIVYLYTKKVGKAPKSACGICPGRLRGIRAVRPKVLMRLSKTKKHVSRAYGGSMCAKCVRDRIKRAFLIEEQKIVVKVLKAQAQSQKAK